In Chloroflexota bacterium, a single window of DNA contains:
- a CDS encoding DUF2520 domain-containing protein, with the protein MIKLGFIGAGTVGTALAVRLRERGYPVVAAASRTLASARNLAEMVPGCRAYEAVQGVADEAELVFITTPDDALAGVAAQVRWHPGQGVVHTSGACSLDVLEPASRLGAQVGAIHPLQTFASIHQAIENLPGSTFALEAQGELLGKLRDIALALDGDIVELRAGDRVLYHAAAVFACNYWVTLVKLAADLWGGFGVPTDQAVKALIPLLRGTLNNLAQVGLPQALTGPIARGDVGTIKRHIEALERKAPELLSTYRELGLQTLPIALAKGKVNEKRAQEIGTILEGVKP; encoded by the coding sequence ATGATTAAACTGGGCTTTATTGGGGCAGGGACAGTCGGGACGGCCCTGGCAGTGAGGCTGAGGGAAAGGGGCTACCCGGTGGTGGCTGCCGCCTCCCGCACCCTGGCCTCGGCCCGCAATCTGGCGGAAATGGTCCCCGGCTGCCGGGCCTATGAGGCAGTGCAGGGGGTGGCGGATGAGGCGGAGCTGGTCTTTATCACCACCCCCGATGATGCCCTCGCCGGGGTAGCGGCCCAGGTCCGATGGCACCCGGGGCAGGGGGTAGTCCACACCAGCGGGGCCTGTTCCCTGGATGTCCTGGAGCCGGCCAGCAGGCTGGGTGCCCAGGTGGGTGCCATCCACCCCCTCCAGACCTTCGCCTCCATCCACCAGGCCATAGAGAACCTCCCCGGCTCCACCTTCGCCCTGGAGGCCCAGGGGGAGCTCCTGGGAAAGCTCCGGGACATAGCCCTTGCCCTGGACGGGGATATCGTGGAGCTCCGGGCCGGGGACAGGGTCCTCTACCATGCGGCCGCGGTCTTCGCCTGCAACTACTGGGTGACCCTGGTGAAGCTGGCCGCAGACCTCTGGGGGGGCTTCGGGGTCCCCACCGACCAGGCGGTAAAGGCCCTGATTCCCCTACTGAGAGGGACCCTGAACAACCTGGCCCAGGTGGGGTTGCCCCAGGCCCTCACCGGGCCCATCGCCCGGGGGGATGTGGGGACCATAAAGAGGCATATAGAGGCCCTGGAAAGAAAGGCCCCGGAGCTCCTTTCCACCTACCGGGAGCTGGGGCTGCAGACCCTCCCCATCGCCCTAGCCAAGGGGAAGGTGAATGAAAAGAGGGCCCAGGAAATAGGAACAATCCTAGAGGGGGTGAAACCATGA